In Aedes albopictus strain Foshan chromosome 3, AalbF5, whole genome shotgun sequence, the following are encoded in one genomic region:
- the LOC109431549 gene encoding golgin subfamily A member 4 produces the protein MSASKTEPKVMKKQIQSKIESGVPKKPSTLTLIKSRQPSTLSRASSRQSSSDKKPLNAPSSKGHPRPNTSFTSTRIPQTSKINLAIADRVQQGVHRLGKLPSYLRSNNRPATASSKLRQTESETKRKQEPSKEDKEVAKRVLELQGERHQKFKNNLAAQFGQYATSKKMLDGLEQKPSRLDTTGEEPNVSSVGRPTNLEQAIAKICTEMDQNELGDTVMEEVCPPPCEGHRSAGDAALQEAATIGKRMELEELCEKMRQFQKKCEQHEADSKVKQERIVELEMELAGKCEAMEKLQNHIENAKLISSSRVSITQDNIKELNQSLKNVRLELLQKCDDLVRSDNKVFVLNARVDELKRIMSELEEEHGNRIFELTEKEAKQQTELDVVNRRCEELTQQLTNAKEEATAKDSLNIETETEDPIKSTLALELEAKRTEIATLRKETQKLRYENDRLSSAKKRDDVLFDIRKKLLQSIEGSKEAFKAQCDELSSFEGDAEADKEHTRTRNVLFKTMAEKQRRCCREQQIISELGQNSQKCKAVRNSLLHMVKRYKKENRQMREIIRMQCGDTVLVEPFEEPIKDDRSLLKREMVDCMYQLFPAVPVCELANEDYQDGKEKIVSKVIYNQEILSEHERGEKTQAN, from the exons atGAGCGCCTCAAAAACTGAGCCAAAAG TGATGAAGAAGCAGATCCAATCGAAGATCGAATCCGGTGTGCCGAAGAAGCCTTCGACCCTCACGTTGATCAAGTCTCGTCAACCAAGTACCCTTTCCAGGGCATCGAGCCGGCAGAGCAGCTCGGATAAGAAGCCATTAAACGCCCCTTCTTCAAAAGGACATCCACGCCCAAACACGAGTTTTACGTCGACACGTATTCCACAAACCTCCAAAATAAACCTTGCCATCGCCGATAGGGTTCAGCAGGGAGTTCACCGGTTGGGCAAGCTACCGTCTTACCTTCGGAGCAATAACCGCCCGGCTACGGCAAGCAGCAAGCTGCGACAGACGGAGTCCGAAACCAAAAGGAAACAGGAACCATCTAAAGAAGACAAAGAAGTAGCAAAGCGGGTGCTCGAACTACAAGGCGAACGGCATCAGAAATTCAAGAATAACCTTGCAGCACAGTTTGGACAGTATGCCACGAGTAAGAAAATGCTGGACGGGCTTGAACAGAAACCATCAAGGTTGGACACAACCGGAGAGGAGCCAAACGTGTCGTCGGTGGGCCGTCCAACCAACCTGGAACAAGCGATCGCCAAAATATGCACCGAAATGGACCAAAACGAGTTGGGTGACACCGTGATGGAGGAAGTATGCCCACCGCCTTGTGAGGGTCACCGATCTGCCGGGGATGCGGCCTTACAAGAGGCCGCGACAATCGGGAAACGTATGGAGCTGGAAGAACTGTGCGAAAAGATGAGGCAGTTTCAGAAAAAGTGTGAGCAGCACGAGGCCGATTCTAAGGTCAAGCAGGAGCGGATCGTCGAGCTGGAAATGGAGCTGGCTGGGAAGTGTGAAGCGATGGAGAAG TTACAAAACCACATAGAAAATGCCAAGCTAATTTCAAGCTCGCGAGTTTCGATCACCCAGGATAACATAAAAGAGCTGAATCAGAGTCTGAAAAACGTCCGGCTAGAGCTCCTTCAGAAGTGCGATGACCTCGTGCGGAGCGACAATAAAGTTTTTGTACTAAACGCGCGCGTTGATGAACTTAAACGAATAATGAGTGAGCTTGAGGAAGAGCACGGTAACCGGATATTTGAACTCACCGAAAAGGAAGCGaaacaacaaacggagcttgatgTGGTGAATCGGCGTTGTGAGGAGTTAACT cAACAACTTACAAATGCGAAAGAAGAAGCCACGGCTAAGGACTCCCTAAACATCGAAACTGAAACAGAAGATCCCATCAAGAGCACGTTGGCTTTGGAACTGGAAGCAAAACGAACAGAGATAGCCACCCTTCGGAAGGAAACCCAAAAACTGCGCTACGAAAACGATAGGTTATCCAGCGCGAAAAAGCGGGACGACGTGCTATTCGACATTCGCAAGAAGCTGCTGCAAAGCATAGAGGGAAGTAAAGAAGCATTCAAGGCACAGTGCGATGAACTTTCCAGCTTCGAAGGGGACGCGGAG GCCGACAAGGAACATACTCGAACGCGGAACGTCCTGTTCAAGACGATGGCCGAGAAGCAGCGTCGCTGCTGTAGGGAGCAGCAAATTATCAGTGAGCTCGGTCAGAACAGTCAAAAGTGCAAGGCGGTGCGCAACAGTCTGCTGCACATGGTGAAACGGTACAAGAAGGAGAACCGACAGATGCGTGAGATCAT TAGGATGCAATGTGGAGACACTGTGCTGGTGGAACCTTTTGAAGAACCCATCAAGGATGATAGATCACTGCTGAAAAGAGAAATGGTAGATTGCATGTATCAGTTGTTTCCCGCTGTACCTGTATGTGAACTTGCGAATGAAGACTATCAAGATGGGAAGGAGAAAATTGTCAGTAAAGTTATCTACAACCAGGAAATTTTGAGTGAGCACGAAAGGGGAGAGAAAACACAGGCCAACTAG